Sequence from the Miscanthus floridulus cultivar M001 chromosome 16, ASM1932011v1, whole genome shotgun sequence genome:
tccgacagctccacgctctccagccaggacctcggctgcgatgagttcttcgccggcttcaccacagccggcaacgccacgcactccagcaccgacaggcacctctccgggcacgtctactccaacaccagctcgtgtcgagcatagcccggttgagctcgctactccgctctctcacgacgaggagcgcatcgacgcgtaccacgacggcgagccgttgcggtaccgtacgatggagaaccttctcggcgaccagttggtgccgggactggtgcctcatgacctggaggacctggaggcgcagttgcaccttgcgtgtgacgacggcgagcctcggtcgttcgcagaggccgagagacacgtggcatggcgcgccgcgatgcagttggagatggatgcggttgagaagaaccgcacctgggagcttgctgacctttctcgtggtcatcgcgcgatcacccttaagtgggtgtacaagctgaagagggatgaagccggtgccatcgtcaagcacaaggctcgcttggtggcacgaggtttcgtgcagcaggagggggtcgacttcgacgacgcctttgctcccgtggcacggatggagtccgtgcgactcctccttgcgctagctgcccaggagggctggcgtgttcatcacatggacgtcaagtcggcattccttaacggcgacttgaaggaggaggtctacgtgacaccagccgccgggatttgcgatccccggcaaggagggcaaggtgctccgcctgcgcaaggccctctatggcttgcggcaggcaccgagggcgtggaatgccaagctggattccacgctaaaggggatgggcttcgagcaaagcccgcacgaggcggccatctaccgacggggcaatggaggtaatgccctgttggtgggtgtctacgtcgacgacttggtgatcaccggcaccaaggatgcggaggtggcggcattcaaggaagagatgaaggccaccttccagatgagtgacctggggcctctctccttctacctgggaatcgaggtacaccaggatgactctgggatcacgcttcgacagaccgcctacgccaagcgcgtcgttgagctagctgggctcaccgactgcaacccagctctcactccgatggaggagaggctgaagctgagccgcgacagcacgacggaggaggtggacgctacgcagtaccggcgtcttgtggggagccttcgctacctcgcccacacacggccggacttggcattctccgtcggctacgttagtcggttcatgcagcgaccgacgacggagcaccagcaggctgtgaagaggatcatccgctatgttgcggggactctcgaccacggcctctactacccgaggtgccctggggcggcacacttcgtcgggtacagcgacagcgaccacgccggcgacatcgacaccagcaagagcacgagcgggatcctcttcttcctcggcaagtgcctcgttagctggcagtcggtcaagcagcaggtggtggccctgtccagctgcgaggccgagtacatagcggcctccaccgcttcgactcaggcgctctggctcgctcgactgcttggtgatctcctcggcagagacactagagcggtggagctcagggtggacagcaagtccgctctggccctggcaaagaaccccgtgttccacgaacgcagcaagcacatccgggtgaggtaccacttcatccgaagctgtttggaggaagggagcatcaaggcgagctacatcaacaccaaggaccagcttgcggacctgctcaccaagccccttgggaggatcaagttccttgagctctgctccaggaccggaatggttcaactctcccacaagacgacgcacaagacttagggggagaatgatggataagtctcatgtgtggctggtctttgtggggctatgatgctcacatggtcatggtccttgtggctgtttttctgtttttaggacagcatcttagactagaggacagcatcttagaggacagcatcttagactagaggacagcatcttagctaggacagcatattagcatcttagactagcatcttggcatatgcttggctggctagcagcctataaatatgtaaccccaaccccttgggttggcatggcatttgtgtgagcttgtgtgagaaatagacaagaaaattgccccaactcctagtgtcatcctctctcgatgagagtaagaattctcctactaccaagagtgagaattcagcgactaacaggtACGACTTAGTAATAGAActtaagtacaatagcaatcgttTCGTATGAATGGTAAAACAATTTAACATGAGGTACTCACAGGTAAGGACATAGAGCGCTCGTAAGCAGGAGCAACCGTGAGCCCATCATCTGCATGGCAGCATGAACCATCCTCCTGCTGAGCCTGACCAGATGAGAGTGGGAACGTTGCACACTTCTGGAGGCCTTTCTTCACGTCCAAGCTGATCGACTTGGAGAAACCCGTACATATCTGAGCCTCCGATGGAGCAGTGCCGCCTGCCGTGGACTCGCAGGTTTCATCCACTGAATCGCAGGGAAGTGGAATACCAGTGCTGGCCGGAGAGTTATCGGCAGATGTCACTACTGGCACTCCTTCAGGACCAGTACTGCCCCCTGCGGCTCCATAAGTTTCATCAAACGAGGCGCAGTGCTTCTCTGGCAGAAGCGGAATACCAGCGCTGGAAGGAGAGTTACCGCCAGATGTCACTACTGGCGCTCCCTCGAGACCACAGGAACCACCACCGTCCATAAAGTGACTAGCTTAGCACTTGCAGAGTGATACAGCAACACGGCAAACGTAGAACCACACTACGCTGCTGATGCTACAGAAACATGGAGAAGAGCAGATGTAGCTGTTATTCCTCCTCATAGACATACAGCATACACCCAGATTTAGATGCTAATGCTAAGTGCGAAGGTTGCATTCGTAAACGTGAACTCCAAGCATAGCATAAGCCGATCCTAACTCCTAAATGGCACGAATTAAGCTTGTGGCAGACTAATATACTATTATATTTGCTACATATACATTAAGGTGTTGTTTGGTTCAGCAAATGGAATGGGAACGACAATGGAACTCATTCACGCCGGTAGCTGTTGCAGAGTAAGCGACACCGTCATTTGTTTGGTTCAGCAAATTGGACGGGAACTAGAAGaggggaagagaaggaagaaCATGAAATAGctcaaaagagaagaaaaaacacACGCCCCTTGATCTAATCTGATCCTCCCCGATTAACCCAACTGATGCAAATCGTCATCTCCCCATGCCCCTCTCCCAAAGAAAATCTAATAAAAAAATCAAGGACACAGTCCGGTTAGGGTATGGGGAAAAGATTGGGGTCAGAGGCAGATGAAGAGGGCGAAGGGAGAGGGGATGGGATGGGCCCTCCTCACCATCGAGGATGCCGCAGAAGCACCTGAAGTCGTCGGCGGGTGGAGTTGTTGGCGTCGGAGTTGATGCTGGAGCAGGTGCGGGCAGAGCCGGAGAAAAGAGCGGAGACCGGAGAGGGAGATGCGGACGGGGAGTCGCGTGCGGCGTGCCGGCGTGCGGTAATCAGATAACGTCGAGGGAGGAGCGAAGGATTCAAGCGCAGCAGGAGCAGCAACAGGGAGAAGGAGAACTAGAAGGGAGGAGGAAAGGGTAGAGACAGGTAGATCAGGGGAGGGGCGCGCGGAGGCAAAGCGTTAGGAGGACGAGGTGGGGGAATGGGGACGCCAAGACCAAGGTTTGAGGCGGTGCGCGCAGGCGGAGGGGGACGAGAGAGCGTCGTCGCGGGGAAGGCGGCGCAGGGGCGAGCAGGAGCAGCCCTGCACGCGCGAAGGCATACTGGATCGGCGCCGCCGCGGGGTGCGGGCCGCCGGAACTTCACCTGACAAACAGTGGATCGAGgacgcactactacacaaattctTTTACGCAGTGTTTACCAAATGCCCTCGGAGATCGGCGGCCTGGTTGTCTGCAGCCGGACCAACAACAGCCTCGATAAATTAGGCACAGCCCACTGGCCTAGGAGGCCCAGTTCAAAACACAatcacacatacatatatatatatatatatatatatatatatatatatagaactactatcctgtagcttgctacagaataacttattctgtagccactttgagttacgataattactatgttaatttacgagattatagtaactccttactaagtggtttaatataatgttatggtaaatatccctatgtgttatagtaacccaactatcgtaaatatgtattgacattacggtaaattagtatataaaattatagtaaatggaggtggctacagaataacttattttgtagccggctactgaatagcctctccctatatatatatatatatatatatatatatatatatatatatatatatatatatatatatatatatatatatatatatatatacactagaCTTAGGGTTTTCACTCCCAGACCGAGCacatctctcttcctctccttctccctcagTCGAGAGCGGCGCGCACCCACTTCCTCTCCCTCACCCGCAGGCCTgcaccctctccctctcctcctcctatcTCCGAGCGGCGCGCTCCCAGGCCCTGCTCCCTCTTCCTCCCCTCCGGCGCGGCGGAGGCTGCGCGCGGGGCAGCGGCAGTGGCTCGCGGCGCGACGGCTGgccctcttctccctctcctctggcgcggcgcggcggcggcacggcccccggccctctcctccctctccaccggcgacggcgcctcctcctcctctggcagCAGCGGCTCGCGGGGTCCGGATCTGGGCAGCGGCGCGGCCCCCGGccacctcctccctctcctccggtGGATCTAGGGCGGGCACACTAATCCGGCGAGGAGAGGAGACGGCGCGTGTGGATCCACCAATGAGCGGGCTCAGCAACGGTGATACGATCACCGGCGGCAGATCTAGGTGTGGGGCATGCGGATCCGGCAGCGGGGCATGCGGATCCGACGAGGAGCGAAGGCGGCACGTGCGGGAATACAGAGGATGAACAAGGTTGTCACCACTTGCCAACTACCCCAACCTATCCATCGACCTAGccgtatccacaggtaatctatagcctaagcaccacgcttaatctatcgatatactacttcgatccgagctCCGATGAAATATGATCGaagcaccctaaccagacggtGGAACCAGTACTAACGCACTactactaaccaaaagataaccTAAGCTACTAATTATGCACATACAAGCTAGCACCTAAGCCACTAATGACCTAACACTAATGACTAAGCTACTAGAATGTAAAGCACACAATGCAAGTACTATAAAGTAAATACTGAATAATAAATACAGAAAGTAAAGAATACAAAAGGAACTATACTAGAGACTTGGAAGACTCTTCCTAGTCATCGGAGAGAAGCTCCTtgactccactctactcctcttcTAAGCTACTCACTCTAAGCCTAAGCTAGAGAGCTTGAAAGCTATTACAAGAATGAGCTTTGTGTTGTGGGGCGAGTTCTAACGTGAGCTaccccctctatttatagtgtagagagaCATGGGGGTACTTGTAGGAGTGGCAAGGTCGGTGGAGGCAGGGGGCGCCGCCCGGCCCTCCATCCCACTGACTTGGCATCCAATGGCGCTTGATCACTCCCTATGGCGGTTGTGTAACCGTCCCAAGTTGGCTCTTCATCAGCACGTGAAAGAATGGAGCATGGAGAGCATGACAAGTGGGCCCTTCAATCCATGTGAAGCATCATTGTGACCGTTGATCAAGTGATCTGCGAGCTTGCTTGTGATTGGTCGAGGAGGCTCTCCCACAAATCACTAATGTGGCAGGGGGCTGAGTTGGCACCCAGGGGGGGCCGGGCGGTGCCCTGGTGGGGCTAGGCGGCACCTGCCTATGGGCCCTCGGCCTCCTATCACATCCACTTGCTTGCACACTTTAAGTTTGTACCATTTTTTTGCCATATTTCACCTTATTTCCTAcatacaaataaaactccaagTGGAACTAGGTAAAATTCAAGCATAAacctatcatttcatgtgattttgGGTCGAATGTTGACAGTAAAAGAGGGTGTTATCGACCGTCAACAGCTGCTAGGAGGATGAAGCCATGTCACTGCATTTTTTGCTTTTATGCCCCTAGCGGACATAACTCATGCACTGCACAGGGTCCCTGTCGATGTTtgatcaccgatagcctgccatgggggtccccGGAGTAGtattgtttgggcttcagcgtatgtagaactcgacggttaatgcaagagacagtcgatttattttGGTTCGGACCCtcaatctttgatcgagtaatagccctatgtccagtcggcgttagcctttgcgttggattaattgtaaagtgttgtgtcataCAATTTTCCTCGGAAccctgatccaaggagccctgccctcctttatatagtcaggaggccagagtcctagtcgatttacaatgagagttcctagtaggattatagaataatactactactaagattacatgggaagaatcctagttagactaattctcccttccttgcggggtatcccatgggtcctacACTGACaaacccccgagcacttcatggttgagttctggaagcctcgtcttgttccttcaagtcttgtcgagtaggaacaagcatcgtccgagtgctttcttgagcgaaaccgtgtagcgcttcgtgagatcttcacgtggcgtgtacctttttgaagaaaaaagtactcccatttggatgtagcccccgagcctcttgctgtttggcacaaggagcttgagggtcttttcttgaaatcaccCTAATTCtttgtcgaagggctcccgatcatatacccgggttctttgttgaaaagagcttGGATTTAgctatatccgggttctttttatcgtgtggccttgaagtcatctgtcttgaagaagtcttctgagagacgtgcgcttttttgaataaaaaagtgcactcactgagtgtagcccccgagcctcttgctatttggaacaaaaagttggagggtcttgaatcttatgttgtttgagaaactgttgtcttgaagtagtcctcttggtgacgtgcacttttttgaatgaaaaagtgcactcactgagtgtagcccccaagcctcttgctatttgaaacaaaaagttggagggtcttgaatctaagTTGTTCGAAAGAACTATATACCTCTCCTATTGTAGCCcctgagcatatatccgggttgttttgttcaggaagaactcagatGTAGGGTcctggcatattctctggtagtctgctgttgtcagatgtagttgtatggtggtggttgagtgtgaatgttgtttgttcacaagttgtacagtgttggtatattctttcgaatatgcttgtgcTTGAGTACTGTTctttcacgcctgagtccttttttattgaattctgtcttttcactgtgtcctttgttaggctagTTTCGTTtatgctcctggtccatgtgcactgctCCTTCAGTCTATAAATACTATCCTGGAGTGCTATTTTGATTCGTTGagcgttttgttgcttgttctgaagtctctgtagtcatgaatgtggtagtttctgaagtagagcagcccctaggTTTATTTTGCGGTTCTTTTGTGtcttgccatagctggagggagtcttgtgatagggatttgaggtaggctaatcccacagcagcaatgtaccaggatgtacgtggcggtagttggaggaagtcttgtgatgtgggttttgttccttcatctggcagttctgggttgatcctcgtcgcctgccctgagactgtccggtgcagatcaacaccatatccagcatcacatcggtcttgggtagacaaatGCCTACCGACCTTCTCCACTCCATGTTGTCCtgtcgtgctgctgatttccgccttgtatGCACTacatccgtcctttgaagaaaacagtgtagccaagGGCGATTTGTCCTTctaagtagcaatttggaacacgtagtcgttctagagcctagccgtgtctgggttcctctttgctactttgcttttcatggtaccgagttcattgggtcttgtaagatgtgtaatcttgtatcttttgaagtcatttgtaatagagagaatcttgtcttctgagttgtcattctttattctactgatgtcctggttgtctatgagattctcgagttctttatgtttgaaccaggttgttatgttccttgtgaggtaaccttccattgcttcatggctgatgagttctttttgcagCCATATGGTAACTTTGTCgttttgctggatggataagtccgaaatctacccgttgaactgtaccattgtgtggatttgtgccttccgtcattttagctgtgttagtAAATGGACTATTGCGTTCTCACACCATGTTTTAATGGGCTTGGTGGGCcacgtttttactggtgtaaaatctatttaaaggcctttgtcctccttttctttggtaccctgccttcgCCTTGaaaaaaccctagccttcgcaactccaccgtcgccattgccatcGCCATCTGAGCACCGCCGTCcgagccttctctttccctagtgctttttgcctccgttagtacatgggtaggaagaaagccgcgagcaagtcctaggcaaccttcgtggacgaggagacatcactttctgtgatcgagaaccaagagttcgtggccatgagggctgcctagaaggcttggccggctccgacaacgaCTAAAGACCAGCTTCGTGAGcttgttagcgatggtctgatccagagcaaggacattactgaatggagagctccaggcgagcattgggtccctgctctaggccctggtgagattattctcttcatctcctttatccatgctagactttgccttcctgctttcgccttccttcatcaatttctcggTTATTTTagggttagtttgaaccatcttactcccaatgccattctccatctttctatttttgtacatctctatgaagctttccttggaattcctccttctctttctctcttccgtcACTTCTTTCGTCTTAGGCCTCAACCCCGTCGCGAAGACACCAACGTTCTTGgcggctgtgggattcagttttgccagggtcttaaaagcaagttctttgactatgacctggttgattctgtgagggattggcatgctgaCTGGTTCTATACCGCCAAATTGATTCCTTCTCTCACTGTtcattctagatctggtccctcggttaacgaccggtgggaaaagaactccctgacgtcggacgagctccaggcgatccagccgttccttgagcggataagcactctaaagcagcagggcttgaccggTTTCAGAATCGTCTTGAGTTTTCTTCATCGtcgtgttcaacctctgaaggagcgagagaactttggcttcgagtctctagggctgaggatccttcatgcatggtccctgcccttgagttgactgacaaggaggtactcgagcgtcttcagaagatgctgaaaggagcaagcgttgtctcgCTTACCATCTCTGAGTTCTGTGCAAAGAACCcacctccagctgtaagttgttttctctttgtgtgggtactttttgtatttctttttgctgtatctatttttgcttaatcttccttgttttgttgtcttattcttttcataggaattggggcgtaactttgtCGACCCGATTCCCCTTCACGACCTCCCTGCCATTGTgggggctgggggtagtcttgctggggcttctttaaCTAGTAAGTTGCAAACCGCCgtaatgcttcctggtgtttcttccgcattttctgacatatatgaagattatgttcctcgtctagttcctcgaggcCCTCGCAGTGTCAGAAAGAGGGGGCGAGTTGAAAGTTCTTCTGGTTTGTCTTCTGCCAAGAAGTCCCGCTAGtcaagtactcgtccaggtactccagttgtagctagcatgctcttaggtgagcatattaatacaccctgtccctttgtcttcttatttttatcttgaaccgagtacttttgttctttttcagctggtgctttggcaaccttggtcgagagtgaggcgAAAGAGGACGATGATGCTGCccttgttactcgtcggtgagttgttttcttgctttcctgtagttgaaaccttctttttgttctgactttggtcttgatctctttgtagtaagcggtcgtcagGTACAAGTTCTTCTAGGGCACCAGCACCGAGTTCCTCTGAGATTCCGGTACCAAGTTCCTCTGAAATTCTGGTACCGAGTTCCTCTAGGGCTCCGGTGCTGAGTTCTTCTAGGGTTTCGGTACCGGCTACGCCGCTCCTGCCATAGAGTGGTGGCGACATCTTTGCTACCATAGTCCCACCTTTaaagtcttcttttggttttatgaaaaagaagatagctgagtaagtGATTCCTTGTTATGCTTCTTTATTTCTCTCTCTGTTTCTCCCTAACTCATATTCTTATTGTCGATTTATGATtttgcagaccctcgccttcccttaacctTTCGCCTACTTCTTCTCAGTCCTCTGACCCGCCTCTGTGCACTGAGTCTCTAGACTTGGAATGTTCGGTCGGCGAGGTAGCTGTGAGGGAAGCTGGGTCCCCTATTGCTGCAGATCCTGTTgctccggaggtgaccgtggccacggCGGTGGGTACTTCTAGGGAGgtagctagggcttcctaggataCAGCCTTGGTTCTGCCTTCTTTGCCTGCatcggcttctccctctgctcccctTGGAACCAGCTGTCAGCGTTTGGAAGACGATGTGTTGCTACAGTTCGACGCCACCCATCGTTTGTCAGAGTTGACTGCTGCCTGGGGGGCCTTTCGACTTCCTTTGGTGAAAAGCTTCAGGTGAGTTTTTCTGGAGTTCTTCCTTTGGATGTTCGATCTTCGTTTTCTTCTtatgccttctctctctctctctttttgttcagtctttctctcgggatcataccggcttctttttctcgtccgaAAACGAaaaaaagttgtcttctaaggtAAGCGCCCTGAAGGCTgagcttgacctcctccgggccgagttggagaccgagcatCAGACGCACCAACAGGAGGAGAAAACTCTTCGTGCCcaggtggtagaggtagagaagcAGGAGGATGCTACGAAGaacgagtgcaaaggtattgtgggttctttttatttccttttgtATTCTAGCTTCCCTTTCTGTtgactttttgttttttcttttgtactctgattttcctttccgctgacttgtttctattgcctggtctagctctctgagttgaaaagcagaagctctcggagggtatcgaggagatgaagacacttgtcCGCATTAACCACAacaaagctgaggaggtaattactcgagctgaagaagaacttgcgcttgctaagttgattaggcatggagctgatagggatcttATGCAAGCCCAAAAGACTATTCAAGACTTGACTGGTAGGTTGGCAACGGCTATTgataactggaatgctttgtggaagtcttttcggtcagtagctgaccttcttcggactccagcggatgatggtcaatcttgggctcaatttattccccaagtgccgacttgtttctaggagttcgtgaagagatgTGCCCATCTATGTACTAGGAACGTCCTTGCtcaggtctgggttctttctctagactttcctttgtccaaggttgccgatgaagccgagagccaagagtacttggatgctgttgagaggttggagcctgaggttgacgacttagctaggaagattgtagataatcttaacattgatgtttcttctcctgatgacaatgcctgatgtaatcgactcttgtattctagcttctgtaaCAAAGCACTATACTTGAAAACTAAATGGAGATTTTTTGTTCTttattgatgtcttctttgtctgtatttctttgtctcataAACAACTCGGCTTTGGTAAATTATTGTCCtggcaaactttcttgatctgtcgagtgtttttgtcttgtaaacaactcggtatatgaagattgatgtcttgacagactcctggcaaactttcttgatctgtcgagtgtttttgtcttgtaaacaactcggtatatgaagattgatgtcttgacagacttccttgacttgtcgagtgcttgtctagctttcgtctgtgacttgtaaacaacccgGTGTAGACTGTTGTCTTgataaactttgtgttcttgttagtactgaaaagacttagtgatatctccagcttcttcttctcgGCTTGGTTCGTAGCGTGGTCGGCAACTGGTtctatctctggttgcaaaaatatcctaggaccggcaagcc
This genomic interval carries:
- the LOC136512098 gene encoding uncharacterized protein isoform X1, with product MDGGGSCGLEGAPVVTSGGNSPSSAGIPLLPEKHCASFDETYGAAGGSTGPEGVPVVTSADNSPASTGIPLPCDSVDETCESTAGGTAPSEAQICTGFSKSISLDVKKGLQKCATFPLSSGQAQQEDGSCCHADDGLTVAPAYERSMSLPQPTLKLIPAMKGGREKNGIASPTENRHVKWAPDVYDPPVTSVCRSVTNSYQRRSKHRNKEKNKQKKKHKGKSKKNQQNSTKNSSVLQVPDLGLKGVSTTGGQSSVDDLSKHEAGIMDSMGSQEAKCGSSFLRESVAKMHFSIAEAS
- the LOC136512098 gene encoding uncharacterized protein isoform X2: MDGGGSCGLEGAPVVTSGGNSPSSAGIPLLPEKHCASFDETYGAAGGSTGPEGVPVVTSADNSPASTGIPLPCDSVDETCESTAGGTAPSEAQICTGFSKSISLDVKKGLQKCATFPLSSGQAQQEDGSCCHADDGLTVAPAYERSMSLPPTLKLIPAMKGGREKNGIASPTENRHVKWAPDVYDPPVTSVCRSVTNSYQRRSKHRNKEKNKQKKKHKGKSKKNQQNSTKNSSVLQVPDLGLKGVSTTGGQSSVDDLSKHEAGIMDSMGSQEAKCGSSFLRESVAKMHFSIAEAS